Proteins encoded in a region of the Bicyclus anynana chromosome 9, ilBicAnyn1.1, whole genome shotgun sequence genome:
- the LOC112044852 gene encoding kinesin-like protein costa, which yields MDIPVQIAIRLKPPSLADSLQCIFSNPVTQIVITESGQTFHVNRALPVDCTQAHLFNSFMIPQINCFLDGCDTSVIVFGQPKSGKTYTLFGSGFECIHSECDQGIVPRFLSEIFHRLGQMPEREYILHITWMQVVNNNIFDVLGAGLVRCTNVEEAFQYLQLGWRQRCLGNNHTVFTVSMEQKWVGTNGILNHRMSTASFCDLAAYPEPGLFALENIIKELVSGNPPKQINYDRCILTAMLRDSFGGRAFTWVIGCISTEPDDYQDTLKILNLCLFCRGIKNFVTVNLFADNNTPVYSDKGVLPTDNAFNLQFATTQWIKLVSNAEGLFNKILQSKSLSETDMNQVSEWLFLKAECDECLNSDMTTDNKETGTKQGLPRIAEDTEPSEPSESDVESDSEDSDSETVFQDKLEKLMDYFREKNDQLFADRCEEYLNHIDSDDITISETSGSQSLPIMTSQSNSGRRRTIQPGESISGAQLELLRKVAAKAISPESQKIIIESHKKEIDPEPKLIERELLKMIDSPKMNEICKKYKLTKEKYTQKQILARKLSKEISSSQTQLKELINLCIAKQRLIDDLCKTSEKNNKAYLEKVDISLTEHDTTREIKRHEINLKTYKKQIEQIKRQIKKDEKRKNTLDIELLKDKLKLDELSESSVDTKDRKTHSIKHFTHRISQLDSILKEKNNDLANLDLSKEKELMLRKEIKNLRKTRECLHEQRCSLGHKRKMYKSLSDSEERKILECEEAIEAIDTAIEYKNNLICGKSPSASLSDSQDNKDSRSRGEQMLMARLDKLSHDEMKTLLYRYFQKVVDLRGACAALEAGATEAAEEAAAWRARAAAAWRHAQRARPLPHRCLDGGNAERALMLGMTTDSETSDDAMRLVDRVRQLARNPPAPVIPRQNLRQLMPATNIPVAKVTKEKNKLVIVQQNKKN from the exons ATGGATATACCAGTACAAATAGCCATTCGGCTTAAACCTCCGAGTCTTGCAGACTCATTACAGTGCATATTTAGTAATCCAGTAACGCAAATTGTTATAACAGAGAGTGGTCAAACGTTTCACGTAAACAGAGCACTGCCAGTAGATTGCACACAAGCCCATCTGTTCAATTCTTTTATGATACCacaaataaattgttttctGGATGGTTGCGATACGTCTGTTATTGTTTTCGGGCAACCGAAGTCTGGTAAAACTTACACCTTGTTTGGCTCAG GTTTTGAATGTATCCACAGTGAATGTGATCAAGGGATAGTTCCCAGATTTTTATCAGAAATATTCCATAGACTGGGTCAGATGCCAGAAAGAGAGTATATATTACACATTACATGGATGCAAgtagtaaataataacatatttgATGTTTTGGGCGCTGGTTTGGTGAGGTGCACAAATGTAGAAGAGGCTTTCCAGTACCTGCAATTGGGATGGCGACAGAGATGTCTCGGAAACAACCATACTGTCTTCACCGTTAGTATGGAACAAAAATGGGTGGGAACTAACGGTATACTCAACCACAGAATGTCTACCGCCAGCTTCTGTGACTTGGCAGCTTATCCTGAACCAGGCCTATTTGCATTAGAGAATATTATAAAGGAACTAGTGTCTGGAAATCCAcccaaacaaataaactatgaTAGATGTATATTGACCGCTATGCTAAGGGACTCGTTTGGTGGGAGAGCATTCACTTGGGTCATAGGATGTATTAGTACAGAGCCTGACGATTATCAAGATACACTGAAAATTCTCAACTTATGCTTGTTTTGTAGAGGtatcaagaattttgtaactgtaAATCTGTTTGCTGACAATAACACACCTGTGTATTCGGACAAAGGTGTTTTACCAACAGACAATGCATTCAATTTACAATTTGCTACTACGCAGTGGATAAAGCTAGTATCAAATGCTGAAgggctttttaataaaattttacagtCAAAATCTTTGTCTGAAACTGATATGAACCAAGTGAGTGAATGGCTGTTTTTGAAGGCTGAGTGTGATGAATGCTTAAATAGTGATATGACTACTGACAATAAGGAAACAGGTACTAAACAAGGTCTACCTAGAATAGCAGAAGATACAGAACCTAGTGAGCCGAGTGAGTCAGATGTTGAATCTGACAGCGAAGATTCTGACTCTGAGACAGTTTTCCAAgataaacttgaaaaattaatggACTATTTCAGAGAGAAAAATGATCAATTATTTGCTGACAGGTGTGAAGAATACTTGAATCACATTGACTCTGATGATATAACTATTTCAGAAACTAGTGGATCACAATCATTACCTATTATGACATCACAGTCTAATTCTGGGCGCAGAAGGACTATCCAGCCTGGAGAAAGTATCTCTGGAGCTCAGTTGGAGCTTCTAAGAAAAGTAGCTGCTAAAGCAATTTCACCAGAATCTCAGAAAATCATTATAGAATCTCACAAAAAAGAAATAGACCCTGAACCAAAGTTGATTGAAAGAGAACTACTTAAGATGATTGACTCTccaaaaatgaatgaaatatgtAAAAAGTATAAACTAACTAAAGAGAAATACACACAAAAACAAATCTTAGCTAGAAAGTTGTCAAAAGAAATCAGTAGTAGTCAAACACAGCTGAAAGAACTAATAAATCTTTGTATAGCCAAACAAAGGTTGATTGATGATCTATGTAAGACATCAGAAAAAAACAATAAGGCATATCTAGAAAAAGTTGACATCAGCTTAACAGAACATGATACCACGAGAGAAATCAAAAgacatgaaataaatttaaaaacttataagaAACAAATAGAACAAATTAAGAGGCAAATTAAAAAGGATGAAAAGCGAAAAAATACTTTAGACATAGAACTTCTTAAAGATAAGTTAAAATTAGATGAGCTGTCCGAGTCTTCTGTTGATACGAAGGACAGGAAAACACATTCAATAAAACATTTCACTCATAGGATATCACAGTTAGATAGTATTTTAAAGGAGAAAAATAATGATCTAGCAAATTTAGATTTATCAAAAGAAAAAGAGTTGATGTTACGAAAAGAGATAAAAAACTTACGAAAAACAAGAGAATGTTTACATGAACAACGCTGTAGTTTAGGCCATAAGAGGAAAATGTACAAATCATTATCAGACTCTGAG gAGCGCAAGATACTTGAATGTGAAGAGGCAATAGAAGCAATTGACACTGCAATAGAATATAAGAATAATTTGATATGTGGCAAGTCACCGTCAGCCTCTCTGTCCGACTCACAAGACAACAAGGACTCCAGGAGTAGAGGGGAGCAAATGTTGATGGCTAGACTGGATAAGTTGTCACACGATGAAATGAAGAcattattatatagatattttcaGAAG GTGGTTGATTTGCGAGGAGCATGTGCGGCCTTGGAAGCAGGCGCGACCGAAGCCGCGGAGGAGGCCGCGGCGTGGAgagcgcgcgccgccgccgcctggCGACACGCGCAGCGCGCGCGCCCTCTACCGCACAG GTGTCTAGATGGAGGCAACGCGGAGCGGGCGCTGATGCTCGGCATGACGACAGACTCGGAGACGTCGGACGACGCGATGCGATTGGTGGATCGCGTGCGGCAACTCGCCAGGAATCCAccg GCTCCGGTAATTCCCAGACAGAACCTGAGACAGCTCATGCCCGCTACCAACATACCAGTGGCGAAAGTTACAAAGGAAAAGAACAAGTTGGTGATCGTCCAACAGAACAAGAAAAACTGA
- the LOC112044859 gene encoding T-cell activation inhibitor, mitochondrial isoform X1, which produces MYCRLKIQCCCVGGILCRSLSSAEISTALRPFYFSVHPDLFGKYPEQRKINENSLQQLSALIEAQQSSHNMSVPTLPFYLRQKDKPEGNFKLVNIQLNSRDVRETIVKILNACDISTSFVDKLPKSSPKPHSRNIDFSKAYEQYTTEFEKAAEIKRKVEEKKAITNIIEWIYENSDVAKEKYESTRATRDQVKTLINKLCKTYGIKEVKYDSGWNISHIRGALQSLASMASQHTKHMGNLKARTIALGQFTGVSLDGDVYLNIIDVRNEWLSLIKKVSQEDSALIEIPKYEKALSSILRDIHICRRKFMPKVSAAQYCSHLRQLITSIGDFYGHGRKIPESVPESLSKYEIVVEPEAGPLMVSPTGQFITPSSCPAEELIPFMANHLDEAMLLLTEYSINKHVEKALHKEVKERFGLLELQKDDSITPGLMIMCCQRLLTRIDKVGMKLHGNILYVTHYYSVLSEGVLCIPWNFK; this is translated from the exons atgtattgCCGCCTGAAGATACA ATGTTGTTGTGTAGGAGGAATTCTTTGTAGATCCCTGAGTTCGGCAGAAATATCCACTGCTTTAAGACCTTTCTATTTTAGTGTTCACCCGGATTTATTTGGAAAATACCCAGAACAAAGG aaaattaatgaaaattctcTGCAACAGCTAAGTGCTCTAATAGAAGCTCAGCAATCTAGTCACAACATGTCTGTACCAACTCTTCCATTCTATTTAAGACAAAAGGACAAGCCAGAag gtaATTTTAAACTAGTTAACATACAACTGAACAGCAGAGACGTGAGAGAGACAATAGTGAAAATCTTAAATGCCTGTGATATATCAACAAGTTTTGTAGATAAACTACCAAAGAGTTCACCTAAACCACATTCCAG AAATATTGATTTTTCGAAAGCCTATGAACAGTACACAacagaatttgaaaaagcagcagaaattaaaagaaaagttgAAGAAAAAAAGGCCATCAccaatattat AGAATGGATCTATGAAAATAGTGATGTCGCGAAAGAGAAATATGAATCTACAAGAGCCACACGAGATCAAGTTAAAACCCTTATAAATAAACTCTGCAAAACATATGGTATAAAAGAA gttAAGTATGACAGTGGATGGAATATCAGTCACATTAGAGGTGCTCTTCAAAGTCTTGCGTCGATGGCATCGCAGCATACTAAACATATGGGCAATTTAAAAG ctaGAACAATAGCGTTAGGTCAATTCACTGGAGTCAGTTTAGATGGTGATGTGTATCTTAATATTATTGACGTCCGAAATGAGTGGCTTTCT TTAATAAAGAAAGTCAGTCAAGAAGACAGTGCCTTAATAGAGATTCCAAAATATGAGAAAGCCTTATCCAGTATACTAAGGGACATACACATATGTAGGAG GAAATTCATGCCGAAAGTGTCTGCAGCTCAATATTGCAGCCATCTTAGACAATTAATTACATCAATAGGAGACTTTTACGGGCATGGGAGGAAAATTCCGGAATCTGTGCCAGAATCTCTCAGCAAATACGAAATAGTTGTTGAGCC AGAGGCGGGCCCTCTGATGGTGTCTCCCACGGGGCAGTTCATCACACCCTCCTCTTGTCCAGCGGAGGAGCTCATCCCGTTCATGGCCAACCATCTCGACGAGGCCATGTTACTTCTCACAGAATATAGcat TAATAAACACGTGGAAAAGGCGCTCCATAAAGAAGTCAAGGAGAGATTTGGCCTGTTAGAGCTGCAAAAGGATGACAGCATCACTCCTGGGCTAATGATCATGTGCTGTCAGAGACTGCTCACTCGAATAGATAAAGTGGGAATG AAACTACATGGAAACATTTTGTACGTCACACACTACTATTCCGTGCTATCAGAGGGTGTGTTGTGTATACCTTGGAATTTCAAGTGA
- the LOC112044859 gene encoding T-cell activation inhibitor, mitochondrial isoform X2 yields the protein MYCRLKIQCCCVGGILCRSLSSAEISTALRPFYFSVHPDLFGKYPEQRKINENSLQQLSALIEAQQSSHNMSVPTLPFYLRQKDKPEGNFKLVNIQLNSRDVRETIVKILNACDISTSFVDKLPKSSPKPHSRNIDFSKAYEQYTTEFEKAAEIKRKVEEKKAITNIIEWIYENSDVAKEKYESTRATRDQVKTLINKLCKTYGIKEVKYDSGWNISHIRGALQSLASMASQHTKHMGNLKARTIALGQFTGVSLDGDVYLNIIDVRNEWLSLIKKVSQEDSALIEIPKYEKALSSILRDIHICRRKFMPKVSAAQYCSHLRQLITSIGDFYGHGRKIPESVPESLSKYEIVVEPNKHVEKALHKEVKERFGLLELQKDDSITPGLMIMCCQRLLTRIDKVGMKLHGNILYVTHYYSVLSEGVLCIPWNFK from the exons atgtattgCCGCCTGAAGATACA ATGTTGTTGTGTAGGAGGAATTCTTTGTAGATCCCTGAGTTCGGCAGAAATATCCACTGCTTTAAGACCTTTCTATTTTAGTGTTCACCCGGATTTATTTGGAAAATACCCAGAACAAAGG aaaattaatgaaaattctcTGCAACAGCTAAGTGCTCTAATAGAAGCTCAGCAATCTAGTCACAACATGTCTGTACCAACTCTTCCATTCTATTTAAGACAAAAGGACAAGCCAGAag gtaATTTTAAACTAGTTAACATACAACTGAACAGCAGAGACGTGAGAGAGACAATAGTGAAAATCTTAAATGCCTGTGATATATCAACAAGTTTTGTAGATAAACTACCAAAGAGTTCACCTAAACCACATTCCAG AAATATTGATTTTTCGAAAGCCTATGAACAGTACACAacagaatttgaaaaagcagcagaaattaaaagaaaagttgAAGAAAAAAAGGCCATCAccaatattat AGAATGGATCTATGAAAATAGTGATGTCGCGAAAGAGAAATATGAATCTACAAGAGCCACACGAGATCAAGTTAAAACCCTTATAAATAAACTCTGCAAAACATATGGTATAAAAGAA gttAAGTATGACAGTGGATGGAATATCAGTCACATTAGAGGTGCTCTTCAAAGTCTTGCGTCGATGGCATCGCAGCATACTAAACATATGGGCAATTTAAAAG ctaGAACAATAGCGTTAGGTCAATTCACTGGAGTCAGTTTAGATGGTGATGTGTATCTTAATATTATTGACGTCCGAAATGAGTGGCTTTCT TTAATAAAGAAAGTCAGTCAAGAAGACAGTGCCTTAATAGAGATTCCAAAATATGAGAAAGCCTTATCCAGTATACTAAGGGACATACACATATGTAGGAG GAAATTCATGCCGAAAGTGTCTGCAGCTCAATATTGCAGCCATCTTAGACAATTAATTACATCAATAGGAGACTTTTACGGGCATGGGAGGAAAATTCCGGAATCTGTGCCAGAATCTCTCAGCAAATACGAAATAGTTGTTGAGCC TAATAAACACGTGGAAAAGGCGCTCCATAAAGAAGTCAAGGAGAGATTTGGCCTGTTAGAGCTGCAAAAGGATGACAGCATCACTCCTGGGCTAATGATCATGTGCTGTCAGAGACTGCTCACTCGAATAGATAAAGTGGGAATG AAACTACATGGAAACATTTTGTACGTCACACACTACTATTCCGTGCTATCAGAGGGTGTGTTGTGTATACCTTGGAATTTCAAGTGA